In the Ferribacterium limneticum genome, TGCGCTTACCTCCCATGCGGGCGAGGGCGGCAGCGCTATCGATGTCGGCGACCGGCAGCGCCTGATCGTGGCTGGGTAGAGTCGGCAGCGGTGTCGGGGTCGTTGGCGTTAATGCCTGACCCAGCCAGTGCGACAGCGTGGCGTGGAGGACGGCAACGTCGATGGGCTTCGGAATATGGTCGTTCATGCCGACGGCCAGACAGTGCTCCCGGTCCCGGGTCAGGGCATTGGCCGTCATGGCGACGATGGGCAATTGGGCCAGCTTCAGGTCGTTGCGGATATGTTCGGTCGCGGTGTAGCCATCCATGACCGGCATGTGGCAATCCATCAGGACGAGGTCGTAGGCGTTTTGCCGTATGCGGTCGATGGCTTGCTGGCCGTTCTCGGCCACATCGACCAATAAGCCGATGTTGCCGAGCATTTCCTCGGCCAGTTCGCGGTTTACCTCGTTGTCCTCGACCAGCAATATGTGCCGGCCGGCAAATTGGCGAGAGAGTACGGCTGGCGTGATACTGGGCAGCGCCGGGGTGACTGGCGCCCGATGCAGTGCGAGCATGATGCTGTCGAACAGCGAAGAGGGCGTGGCCGGCTTGCTGAGGATGGCGCCGACCGCGTGCTGGCCAAGGGCGGCCAGCAGTTCTTCATGGTCGTAGGCGGTGGCCATGACGATGGCGGGTGAGCTTGCCGGGGAGTTTCCCTGGCTGATCCGCTCGACCAGCGCTACCCCATCCATGCCGGGCATTTTCCAGTCGATGATGAGCAGGCCGTAGGGCTGGCCGGCTTCAGCCGCCGTCTCCATTTCGAGCAGCGCCGCCGGTGCGCTGCGGACGGCCTGACAGGCGATGCCGAAGACCTTGAGCATGTGCTGGAAGATTTCGCAGGCGCCGGGGCTGTCATCGACAATCAGGGCGCGCAGATCGTTTGGCAGGCCGATGCGCCGCGGTGCGTCAGCCTGTTCCAGAGGGATGCCGAATGGTAGCCGGAAGGTGAAACTGCTGCCGATTCCCGGCCGGCTGCTCACGCTGATGCTGCCGCCCTGCAGGTCCACGATGCGCTTGCAGATCGACAGGCCAAGACCGGTACCGCCGTACTTGCGGGTGGTCGATGTGTCGGCCTGGGTGAAGGCGGAGAACAGTTGCGACAGCTGCTCGACATTCATGCCAATGCCCGTATCGATGACCTCGAAGCCAAGCTCGACCGTGTTTTCCCGATTTTCAAGTCGTTTGACCGTGACCGTGATTTCACCCGCTTCGGTGAATTTGATGGCGTTGCCGACCAGATTGAGCAATACCTGGCCCAGGCGCAGGGGGTCGCCGATCAGCTGATCCGGAACTTCCGGCGCAATGTCGTAGAGCAGTTCGAGACCCCGTTCGCGGGCTTTCAGGGAACACATGTCGCTGAGGTGGCGCAGGGTGGCATCCAGGCTGAATGGTGCTTGCTCGAAATGCATCATGCCGGCTTCGATCTTGGACAGATCGAGAATGTCGTTGATGATCCCGAGCAGGCCCTTGGCCGCGTTGTCGACCTTGGTCAGGTAGTTCTTCTGGCGCGCGTTCAATTCGGTCTGCAAAGCCAGATGGGTCATGCCGATTATGGCATTCATCGGGGTCCGGATCTCGTGGCTCATGTTGGCCAGAAAATCCGCCTTGGCAGCAGCGGCGGATTCAGCGATGGCCCGCGCCCGCTCGGCTTCGCGCTCCGCTTCCTTGAGGGCGGTGATATCGACGATGACGCCGATCAGGCCATCCGGCCGACCATCGGGGGAGCGGAAGCCGCTGACCGAATAAAGGGTGTCGTGCAGGTTTCCATCGGCACCCGGCAAACGCACTTCACGGGTAACCCGCTTGCACTCGGCAATGACCTCTTCATCTTCGGCCTGATAAGCCAGGCGAGCCTCTTCCGGGAGGTATTCGAGATCGAGCACCCGTTTGCCGACGAATTGTCGCCGGTTGACGCCAAAAAAGGCTTCATAGGCCTGGTTGCAGCCCAGAAAGTGGGTATTCGCACCCTTGTAGAAGATGGGGTTGGGAATGGTATCGAGCAGCGCTTGCAGGAAGGAGAACTGCCGGATCAGTTCGGCTTCGATCTCGCGCCGGTCGGAAACATCCAGCACGGTGATCAGCAGGGAATCGAGCTGGCCATTCGGATCGCGGACGGCAGCGATCTGCACGTCGCCCCAGCGGGATTCGCCTTTCGGGTCAAGGAATTCGAATTCGTTGCGCAGGCTTTGCGGCTGATCGTTCCCGCTCTGGCTGAGCAGATCATTGATCCTTCCCAGTACATCCTCAGGCAGGGCAATGCTCTCCGGGTGCGAAAGCAGGGTATTGATCGGCTGGTTGATGAATTTGGCGAAGGCCGGATTGACCAGCACCGGCTTTCGCGCCGGGTCGAGGCTGACGATGCCGACCGCCGCATTGTCGAAGACCGCCCGGAAGAAGGCTTCGCGTTTCTGCAGGATGTCCTGATTTTGCCGCAAGGCGAGGGTGCGCTTGGCGACCTGGTGTTCGAGCTCGATATTGGCGTCCTGCGACGCTTGCTGGGCGTGTTGCAGATGTTGGCGCATGCCTTCCAGAGCCTTGGCCAACTGGATGACTTCTCGCCAGGGGGCATCGGTGGTGACTGGCTTGCCCAGATCCAGGCTGCCGATACGGGCGCTGTCCTCGGCCAAGGCAATCAGCGGTTCGCCGAAGCGATTGGCGATGCGAATGGCGACGGCCATGCCCAGGGCGAGGGCGGAGAGGGTGATCAGGCCGAGCAGCAGCAGGTCTGAACTGGAAATCGGGACAAAATCGCTCTCCGGCGCGACCACCCCCAGCCAGATACCGCTGGCACTGCCGTCCAGTCGATGAAAAAGGCTGATCCAGTGACCATCGGGGCGATCGAAACCATGCAGGTGCTGGGCCGGATGAGGGTCCATCTGCCATAGCCGGAAGGCTTCGGCGAATTCGGGGAGATCAAGCTCTTCGGAGGTTTTCAGCAGCGCCTGGTTGATCGCATTGCGGTCGGAAAAACGCGGATCGCTGGGCGGGGCAATCAGCCGCCCCTCCTGCAGGAACAAGCCGACCTTGCCCTGAGTGCCGACCTTCATGCGGGTGGTGAATTCGGCAATGTCGATCAGACGGACGTCATGGGCGATGACGTAATTCGAGCCGTCTTCGGCCTGCCAGCGCATGGCCGCGGTGATCCCGGGTTCCTTGGTCGTGAAGAAGATGTAAGGCTCGGTCCAGAAGACGCTTTGCTCATTGGGCAGGGCCATCGAGCCTTTGAACCACGGGCGTTCGCGGGCGTCGTAATTGCGTTCCCGCATTTCGACGTTTTCAATCTGCCGGTTCTTGTCCCAGGTGATCCAGTAGGTCTGGTTGCCCCATTCGGCCGGGTTGCTGATCCGGTTGATCCAGCGCCCGTCGTCGGTCATCAGCAGCAGGATCTCGCGGCCCGACTCGTGGGCAAAAATGACCGAGGTGATCTCGCCGTGATTGGCGATGATGGGGAAGAAAAATTCGTTGAAACGCAGTAGGCGGGTCTGATCGATATCGCTGTTTTTTCCCCAGCCCTGGCTGCTGCGCAAGGTGACCTCGACGGTCTTCAACAGGCGGGTAAAACGCGCTTCCAGCTGATCGGCGGCCAGTTGCATCTGGGCTTCGGCCAGTCGATCGACGGTTGGCCGGCCGATCAGGTGGTAAAGGCTGATCGTGAAGGCGGCCAGTGCAAGCAGGATCAGCAGGCCGATACGCAGTACCAGACTGTTGGCGAACCCCGGCTTTCTGAAGGATATTCCGCGCAGAATCCCTCTCCCTTGATTTGATGGCTACTCGACGATAACCCTTCTTATGGCGAGGATTTTCATTATTCTGGCATCAATGTGAGGAGATATACGTTTCCCGCATAAAAGTGTCAAGGAAACGCTCCGCGGTGCTACTCGACGACGTTCAGGTCCGGTGGAGTGCCGATGAATTCCAGTCGCCGGCGCAGCGCTTCGGTGACAAAAATCCGGTTGCTGCGATCGACGCGGAGGACGAGGCCGATTTCCATTTTTTTCGCCATTTCCCGCCAGCCATCCGGCCCGGCGATGAAGATCGGCTTGGAGGCTGCGTCGGACAGGGTGCCGGCCTTCGGCCCGGCCGGGATGAGCACGGTGACGGCCTGGGTGTGATCGGCTGGATAGCCGGTGCGCGGATCGAGCAAATGGGCGTAGCGCTTGCTGTCGACTTCGAAGAAACGCTGGTAGTCGCCCGAAGTGCCGATCGCTTCGCCATCAGCCAGCATGACCGTGGCCAGCGGGCCGGGCTGGCGCGGGTGCTGGATGCCGACGCGCCAGGGTTTGCCCTCTTTGCTGCCGAGCGCCATGACGTTGCCGCCGATGTTGATCAGCGCGTTGTGGATGCCCTGGGCGCGCAGGATGGCCGCAGCGCGGTCGAGGGCGACGCCCTTGAGGTAGCCGCCGAAATCGAGGGCGACGTTGCGGTTGCGGCTGCTGATCGTTTGGCCATCGATGCCGATGTCGGCAATCGACGGTTTGCTCGCCAGCCAGTCCGTGATTTCGCTTTCGCCGGGTAGTTCGGCCTTGAACTCGTCGGCCTGGAAGCCCCAAAGCTGGATCAGCGATCCGATGCCGGGGTCGAACAGGTAGTCGCCCTGTTTCGACAGCGCCTGGGCTTCGCGGACGAATTCGGCCAGTTCTGGGGTCACTTCCTGTGGCCGACCGGAAGAAATGGCCGAATTCAAAGTCGTCAGTTGCGACGCTTGCCACGCATGGTAGGCGCGGTGCAGGCGGTCGAATTCGCGCAGCACGGCGGCGATGGCCTTGCGGCCCTGTTCCGGATCCTCGCTGACGACCAGCACTTCGACGCGGGTGCCGAAGACGTAGGCCTGCTGTTCCTGCAGCGGCGTGCGGCTACAGGCGGTGACTGTCAGCGCCACCAGAGCGATCAGGAAAAGCCTCAGGCGAGGCCGCATGCGTGTTCGACTGCCGTGATGAAAGCGCCGGCCGCATCGAAGCCGGACTGCTGGCGGATCTCGACCATGCAGGTCGGGCTGGTGACGTTGATTTCGGTCAGGTAGTCGCCGATGACGTCGATGCCGATCAGCATCAAGCCACGCTTGAAGAGCACGGGGCCGATGGCTTCGGCGATTTCCCGGTCACGCGCCGATAGCTCCTGGGCAACGCCCGTGCCGCCGACGGCCAGATTGCCGCGCGTTTCACCGGCTTTGGGAATGCGCGCCAGGCACCACGGCACCGGTTTGCCGGCAATGAGCAGGATGCGCTTGTCGCCGGCAGCGATTTCCGGCACGTAGCGCTGCGCCATGATCGTTCGCGCGCCGTCGTTGGTCAGCGTTTCGACGATGACATTGCGGTTAGGATCGTTGCGATGGACGCGAAAAATCTGGCTGCCGCCCATGCCGTCGAGCGGCTTGAGGATGACGTCGCGCTGCTCGTCGATGAAATGGTGGATTTGCGCCATGCTGCGCGTCGCCATGGTCGCCGGCGAAAAATGGGCAAATTCCATGATCGCCAGTTTTTCGGAATGATTGCGCAGCGCCCGCGGCCGGTTGAAGACCTTGACGCCGTCTTCCTCGGCTCTTTCAAGCAGCCAGGTAGCGGTCAGGTATTCGAAATCGAAGGGCGGATCCTTGCGCATGATGACCGCATCGAAGGCCTTCAGCGGCATCCATTCGCGGCCGGTTTCGCGGTACCAGTCGTGGTCGTCCGGGCGCAGGTGGAGGTGCAGCGCCTCGCCCGAAACGCCGCCAACATGCGCAGCGTCCGGCTTGCGCCAGCCGAGCGTCGCGGCATCGATGGCGAAAACCTCATGGCCGTGGTTTTCGGCCGCCCGCATCATGGCCACCGAAGAATCCTTCCAGGCCTTCAGGTGATCGAGCGGGTCGAGAACAAAAGCCAGTTTCAGCGACTGGCTGCTGCCGCCCAGCAGGTGTTTTTCAAAGTGTAGTTGCTGAGCCATGCCGACTCAGACGTCTTCCGGCGCGGTGCGTTCCAGCTCAATGGCAGCCGCCAGGCAGGCCAGACGACCGACCACGCCGTAGGCGTAGAAGCGGTTGGGTGGCGAGTCCGGATTGCCGCAGCGGTAGTCGGGCATGTTGCAGCCGGTGTCGAAGGCCAGCGGCTCGAAATGCATGCCCGGCGCGTTGAGGTTCTCGTCCTTGCCGCGCCCGGTATGTACGCGATAGAAGCCACCGACCACGTAACGGTCGATCATGTAGATGACCGGCTCGGCGACCGCCTCGTTCAGCGTTTCAAACGAATGCACGCCTTCCTGGATCAGCACCTCGGAGACTTCGAGGCCTTCCTTGACGACGCTCATCTTGTTGCGCTGCTTGCGGTTCAGCGCGATGACCTCGTCGACGTTGCGCACCGTCATCACGCCCATGCCGTAGGTGCCGGCATCGGCCTTGACGACGACGTAGGGCGTCTCTTCGATGTCGTACTCGCGGTACTTTTCCTTGACGATGTCGAGCACGGCCGAGACGTTGGCGGCCAGACATTCCTCGCCCTGACGCTCGTGAAAATTGATGCTGCGACAGACCGAAAAGGCCGGGTTGATGCGCCACGGATCGATGCCGATGGCCTTGGCGAAATCGTTGGCGACCTGGTCGTAGGCGGCGAAGTGGTTGGATTTGCGGCGTACGGCCCAGCCGGCATGCACCGGCGGCAGCACGACCTGTTCGTTCAGCCCTTGCAGGATGGCAGGAATGCCGGCCGACAGGTCGTTGTTGAGCAGGATGGCGCAGGGATCGAAGCCGTCCAGCCCGAGGCGGTGCGGTGTGCGGACCAGCGGTTCGAGCAGCAGGCTCTGGCCGTTCGGCAAGTCGACGGTCGTCGGCTGGGTGATCTCCGGGTTCAGCGAACCGAGGCGCACATTCAGCCCGGTCTGCTTGAGGATGGCGGCGATCTGGGCGACGTTCTGCAGGTAGAACTGATTGCGCGTGTGGTTCTCGGGAATCAGCAGCAGGCTGCGCGCTTCCGGGCAGAATTTCTCGATGGCGCTCATCGCCGCCTGCACGCAGAGCGGCAGGAAGGCCGGATTCAGGTTGTTGAAGCCGCCGGGGAACAGGTTGGTATCGACCGGCGCCAGCTTGAAACCGGAATTGCGCAGATCGACCGATGAGTAGAACGGTGGCGTGTGTTCCAGCCACTGGCTGCGCAGCCACTGCTCGATCTGCGGGCTGGCCGCGAGGAAGCGACGCTCGAGTTCGAGCAGGGGGCCGGTGAGGGCGGTAGTGAGGTGTGGAACCATGTGCTGTGTCTCAATCCGAGGTTTTTATTTTGGTGGCAAATCTTACACCGCAGTGCAGCAATTGGGATTACAGCCGGTAGTCGGCCTGGGCCAGCCGTTGCAGGCGGGTGATCACGTCGGCGAAGTCATTTTCGCTTTCGGCGACCTCGTCGAAGTAGCGCTGGGTATCATCGACCGCGTGGCGGATCAGATCGTCCATGTAGTCCACTTGTACTTCGGTGAGGCCTAGCGTCAGTATTGTTCGGCCCAACTGTTCGATGCTTTCGAGCAGCACTGCCTGGCCCTTGCGATGGCTGGTGCCGGAATGACGCGTGGCTTGCTGCATGGCGGCTTTAAGTTCATCCAGTGCGGCTTCGATGCCCTGTTTCTGCAGGTCGCGTTCGATGGCGGCATCCAGCGCCGCCATCCGCATGTCGGCACTTTCGGTCAGCACCGCCAGGTGATCGCGCAGGCGGCCGACCTTGTCCGGATCATCCACCGGCAGGTTTTCAACCAGCAGGGAGACATGGTCGAAGTTGATCACGGCCCGCGAACCCATCTCGAAGATGCGGCCGATATCGCGCAGCTTTTCCAGCACCGCTGCCTGCATGGCCGTCATGGGCCCCTCGGCATTCAGTGCTACCTGCTCATGCCGGCCACGGACTTGAACGGCGCCTTGCAGGCCCCAGGCTTTCATGGCGGCGACCAGCCGGGCGGCAATGGCCGAATAGCTGGTGGCCTGAGCCGATTTGCGCAGGAATTCGATGACTACGCCAAGGTCACCCATGCTGGTCATGGCCGCAAAGGCGACGCGCTGCGCATCGGTAGACTGGCTGGCCAGGGTGCGCACCTTTTCGCGCAACTCAATGGCGTTGCCGAGCTTGTGGCGCAATTCGTGCGCGGCGATCGGCTTGGTCAGGAAATCGTCGCCACCCGCGTCGTAGGCGGCAACGCGTTCCGGCGTGGTGTCGTGAGCCGAGACGAAAATGACCGGTATTTCGGCACCGCGCGCCTGCTCGCGGAAGCGGCGGCAGGTGTCGTAACCGCTGAGTCCGGGCATTTCGATGTCGAGCAGCACGGCGTCGAAAGAAGCTTCGCTGGCCAGAAAGGCTGTCCCGCTGTCGAATGATTCGACCTGGTAATCCTTCTCCAGCAGGCGGGTCAGGATCATGCGCTGGGGGGGATTGTCCTCGACGATGGCAACACGAAAAAGCTGGCTCATGCCGGCGCTCCTGATTGAATGGCAATTTTGACAAAAATACCATAGCTGGCCGCTGCTGTCACCGCAAGTCCTTGAAAAAAGGTAAAATTCGCGCCTTCGTTTTACCGCTTTACAGCAGATCGGAATTCCAGTGCTCGTCGCCGCCAATATCACCATGCAGTTCGGGGTCAAACCCCTTTTCGAGAACGTCAACGTCAAGTTTGGCGAGGGTTATCGTTACGGTCTGATTGGTGCCAATGGTGCCGGTAAATCGACCTTCATGAAGATTCTTTGTGGCGCGCTGGAGCCTTCGGCCGGCAATGTCTCGAAAGACAAGCACGAGCGCATGGCCTACCTGAAGCAGGACCAGTTCGCCTACGAAGACATGCGCGTGCTCGACGTTGTGCTGATGGGCCACGAGGAAATGTGGGCCTGCATGAGCGAGCGCGACGCCATCTACGCCAACCCGGAAGCGACCGAAGACGACTACATGAAGGCGGCGGAGCTGGAGCATCACTTTGCCGAATACGACGGCTACACCGCCGAATCGCGGGCCGGCGAACTGCTGCTCGGCGTCGGCATCCCGACCGAACAGCACAATGGCCCGATGAGCCAGGTCGCACCGGGCTGGAAGCTGCGCGTGCTGCTCTGCCAGGCGCTGTTCGCCAACCCGGACATCCTGCTCCTCGACGAGCCGACCAACAACCTCGACATCAACACCATCCGCTGGCTGGAAGACATCCTGAATGCCCGCGAGTCGACGATGATCATCATCTCGCACGACCGCCACTTCCTGAACCAGGTCTGCACCCACATGGCCGACCTCGACTACGGCAAGATCACCACCTACGCCGGCAACTACGACGACTTCATGGAAGCCGCGCAGGCTGCCCGCGAGCGCCAGCAGAATGCCAACGCCAAGGCCAAGGAACGCATCGCCGAACTGCAAACCTTCGTCCGCCGTTTCTCGGCCAACGCCTCCAAGGCCAAGCAGGCGACCAGCCGCGTCAAGCTGATCGAAAAACTCAAGCCGGAAGACATGAAGCCGTCGTCCCGCCAGTACCCGTGGATTCGCTTCGACTACGACGAGAAGCAAAAGCTGCACCGCCAGGCCGTCGAGATCGAGAATGTTTCCTTCACCTACGAAGGTGGCGAGCGCAAGATCTTCAACAACCTGACGCTGACCATCAATGCCGGTGAAAAGATTGCCGTGATCGGCGAAAACGGCGTCGGCAAAACAACCTTCCTGAAGTTGCTGATGGGCGAAGTCGTGCCGCAGTTCGGTACCATCAAATGGGCCGAAAAAGCCTTCCCCGGCTACTACGCGCAGGATCACAGCGCCCAGTTCGCCGGTACTGAGAGCCTGACCGACTGGATCGCCGGCTATGCCCGCGCCACGATCGAAGACGGCGGCGACCTGGAAACCCTGATCCGCGGCACCCTCGGCCGTCTGCTCTTCTCCGGCGACGAAGTGAAGAAGCCGGTCAACGTCATTTCCGGCGGCGAGCAGGGCCGCATGCTGTTCGGCAAGCTGATGCTGTCGAAACACAACGTGCTGCTGATGGACGAACCGACCAACCACCTCGACATGGAGTCGATCGAAGCGCTGAACAGCGGCCTGGAAAAATTCCCCGGCACCCTGATCTTCGTCTCGCACGACCGTGAGTTCGTGTCCTCGCTGTCTACCCGAGTGTTGGAGGTCAAGAACGATGGTCGCATCATCGATTACCTCGGCGGCTATGAGGACTATCTGGCTTCGCAGGGCGTCGAGTAAGATTTTTTGCCCGCACTGCGGGCAAAGCAAAAAGGCCGAAGACGCATCGCGCTTCGGCCTTTTTTTCAGTCTGGATTTTTGCTTATCGATCCAGACTGATCACCGGTCGTGACCATGCCCGTGGCCGTGTCCCCGGCCACGATCGTTGTCATCGCCGCGCCGACCGTCGCCCCGGCGGTCGTTGCGCTCATCCCGGTAGTTGTTGTCGCGATAGCCGTCACGACGGCCATCGTCCCAACGATCGCGGTCACCACGACCGCGTTGCTGATAGCGCGGTACGTATTCGCGTTCGTACCAGCGATCCTGGACGAAATAGACGCGCTCGCCGCAGGCACGGTATTCGTGGCAGTGCTTGCGCCAATGCTTGGCATGACCGGGCGGGACGCGCAGGTAGATCGGCGGGCGATGGACCGGGACGCGCTCGACCAGGATCGGCTGCCCATAGATGACCGGCGGGCGGGGATAGCCGCCGATGTCGATCTGGCCATAGAAACCGGGCTGGCCGATGCTGACCGAGACACCGACGTCGGTAGCGTGGGCCGTGGCAGTCAATGAGGCAGCGACGATGGCGGCGATAGTCAGAAAACGTTTCATGATTCCACTTTGCAGGTTGTGTGTTCCAAGTAACGCAGGAAGGGGTGATCCGATGACACCGGGCCAGTCGCGACGGGCTTATTGCAGCGGGATGCCGGCGGCCAGGCTGCGAATCAGGCGCACGCAATCGACGTCTGACTGGTGGTAGGCCGATTTCACATAGTCGATATAGGCCCGGTCTTCCGAATTCGGATTGTTGGCCAGGGTAGTCTCGTAGGCAAAGCGCAGGAACAGGAAGCTGGGCTCCGGTTCCTCGATGGTGATGGTCAGACTGCCGCCGGGATGGACTTCGGAGGGCTGGATATCGAAGCGCACCCAGTGCCGGTCGGCCATCGTCACACGATCCTGGATCACGGCCGGACCAAAATCGAGTTCACGGAGCAGGGCATCCGCCGCACGTTCGAGGATGGTGCAGGACTCCAGCCCGGGCAGGAAGGGAACGGGATTCTCGACGCGGTGCAGCAGTCCCAGCCACAGTTGGTCGCGAGTCAGTGATTCGACCAGCGGATTTTCCGGGTCGTTGATCTGGATAAGGTGTTCGAAATTCATGGCCATATTGTATTTCATCACCCGGCCACCCATTGCCTTGCCGTCTCTTTCTCACCCTCTGCGGCGTGCGGTCTCCCGGGCAACGAAACTATGGGGCCGTGTTAACATCGCTGCCATGCAACTAGAACGTATCCTCCAAAAACACGGGTTCGGTTCCCGTCGGGAATGCCGGGGCCTCATCCGCCGCGATCGCGTGGCGATCAATGGCCAGGTTTGCGACGATCCCTTCGTCGAACTCGATATCGAAGGGCTGATTTTCACCGTCGATGGCGTCGATTGGCCCTACGCTGAATTCGCCACGCTGATGCTCAACAAGCCGGCCGGCTACGAGTGTTCGCGCAAGCCCAAACATCACGCCAGCGTCCTTGAACTACTGCCAGTGCCGCTGCGCGAACGCGATGTTCAGCCGATTGGCCGGCTCGACGAAGATACGACCGGCCTGCTACTGATTACCGACGATGGACAGTTGAATCACGTGCTCTCCTCGGCCAAACGCAAGGTGCCGAAAGTCTATCTGGCGACGACCAAGCACCCGCTCGATCAGGCACAAATCGACCAGCTCTTGGCCGGCGTCCTGCTCGCCGACGAGTACGAGCCGATTAGCGCGGCGGCTGCCGAAATCGTCGGCGAAAACCTGCTCCGCCTGACGCTGACCGAGGGCAAGTACCACCAGGTCAAACGCATGGTGGCGGCCGTCAGCAACCGCGTCGAGGCGCTGCATCGTGAAGCCGTTGGTGAATTG is a window encoding:
- a CDS encoding pseudouridine synthase; this encodes MQLERILQKHGFGSRRECRGLIRRDRVAINGQVCDDPFVELDIEGLIFTVDGVDWPYAEFATLMLNKPAGYECSRKPKHHASVLELLPVPLRERDVQPIGRLDEDTTGLLLITDDGQLNHVLSSAKRKVPKVYLATTKHPLDQAQIDQLLAGVLLADEYEPISAAAAEIVGENLLRLTLTEGKYHQVKRMVAAVSNRVEALHREAVGELTLPPDLKPGEWRWLSAADLQKLGYSK